In Lacinutrix sp. Bg11-31, the DNA window TAACTCAACATCTCCATTAAACTGAAGTCCTACTTTACCAATATTTATATCGGTTTTAAAATCGTCGTTAATACGCTTAGTAATATAGTTCCCAACTTTAGTTTGAACAGCAGGAATAGAGAAAACCAACACCAAAATGATGAAGAGAAGCAATAAAATTGCTATTAATTTGCCTACTATTTTTAGAAATTTCTTGATGAGCGTTTATAAGTTTAAAAAGCTACCTTTGTTTTCGATTAAATTCAATTCAAAATTAACAATTATAATGCCGAATATTAACTAATGTCCTCACAAAATATTTATATACTTGGTATTGAGTCTTCTTGCGACGATACATCGGCTGCTATACTGTACAATGACACTGTTTTAAGCAATGTTGTAGCAACCCAAAAAATTCATGAAGAATTTGGAGGTGTTGTACCAGAACTAGCCTCTCGTGCTCACCAACAAAACATTGTACCTGTAGTACACCAAGCCTTAAAAGAAGCTAATATTACTAAAGAACAACTACATGCTATTGCTTTTACACGTGGACCAGGTTTAATGGGTTCACTTTTGGTTGGTACAAGTTTTGCAAAATCTTTAGCTTACGGTTTAGATATTCCATTAATAGATGTAAACCATATGCAAGCCCATATTTTAGCACATTTTATTTCTGAAGACGGTTTTACTAAACCAATCTTTCCTTTTCTGGGTATAACAATTTCTGGAGGTCACACACAAATTGTTAAGGTAACCAGCCATTTTAATATGGAAGTTATTGGAGAAACTATTGATGATGCTGTTGGTGAAGCTTATGATAAAAGCGGAAAAATACTTGGTTTAGGTTATCCTGCTGGTCCAGAAATAGATAAACGAGCACAATTAGGAAACCCAAAAGCGTTTCAATTTACAAAACCAAGAGTTGCAGGATTAAACTTTAGCTTCTCAGGTTTTAAAACTGCTGTGCTCTATTTTATACAGCGTGAAGTTAAAAAGAATCCAAATTTTATAGCCGAAAATCTAAACGACATCTGTGCTTCTATACAATACACTATTATTGGTATTTTAATGGATAAACTAAAGCTAGCAACCAAAGAAACTGGTATTTCACATATTGCAATTGGTGGAGGTGTATCAGCTAATTCCGGTATTCGAAAAGCATTAAAAGATGGAGAACAAAAATTTGGCTGGACTACTTACCTTCCAAAATTCGAATTCACAACCGATAATGCAGCCATGATTGGTATTGTTGGTTATTTAAAGTATTTAGAAAAGGACTTTGCCCAAAGCGACGTTATGGCTTCTTCTAGATTGAAGATATAAATATTCGTGAAAAAAATATAACGAACAGATAGCAACTAAAGTTTTATTCTGAAGCGTTTACCGAAAAGAAAATGTTTGGCGGACTCACTTTTTACACAAAGGAAAAATGACTATTGGTATTATGAAAAAGTTTTAATGGTTAGAGTTATTGGTGATAAAATAGAAAACGAACATGTTAGACCAATAGATTTCACTAAAAAACCAATGAAAGAATTTGCTTATGTTTCTCAAGATGGTTTTAAAACTGAAATAGAACTATTTCATTATATAGAGTTAGGTTTTGAACATACAAAAAACAAATTATAATTATCTTTTACTTGTAAAAATCTTACTTTCAATAAATTACAATACTATTTGTAACCTTATAGAAACACCGTTGTTAAAATACTTGTTAATAACCTTATCAACTATTACAATAGACGTCTTAATTTTTCGTTTTTTTGTTCTATTAAATAGAAAATACATTTATTATAATGAATAAAATCGTAATCCTACTTTTACTAAGTCTATCACTTTCTACTTTTGCACAAACTAATGCTAAGAAAGAGCTTAAAAAAATTGAAACTTTAGAGCAAGCCGAAGAATATATTGGGGAAACAAAGTCGAAAAAGAAAAAATTAATGGTGTTTAACGAAGAAAAACATCAAAGTAAACTTGCTAAAGAACTTTTAGAAATGCCTGTAGGTCTAACAAAAACTGAAAGAACTCAGTTTAAAAAGACATTTTACAAAGTAATTCAGAAGGAAAAAGAACCACATTACAGAATAAGTTATATCTTTTTCGATGGTAATAAAATGCCTGTAGCCGAAATTTATAGACTTCGTAAAACAATTATGTTAAAATACGGTAAAGGTGTTGATTTTGGCGATTTAGCAAAAAAATACTCTATGGCAGAAAATGCTATAAAAGGAGGCGATTCTGGTTGGGTAAAAGATGGACAGTTACCTATTGAAATTGAAGAAGAATCAAACGATTTAAAGCATGAGTTAGATGCCATTTTCGATGTTGGTATTACAGACGACAATGGGTTTTATATTATAAAAAAAACACACAGATTACAAATCATAAAAGAAGTATACGTACTAAAAGTACAAGAAACTATAGACTAATTTTAAATAATGCAACTATTTTATAATCCTGAAATAACCGAAGAAACAACACAATTTTCTTTCCCAAAAGAGGAAAGCAAGCATATTGTAAAGGTTTTGCGTAAAAAAGTTGGAGACATCATGCACATTACTAATGGTAATGGTTGGTTGTTTCAAGCTGAAATAATTTCAGACAATATAAAAAACTGTGTTGCAGAAATTAAAACGAGTCAATTTAAAGACAAACCAAAATCTAACTTGCATTTAGCAGTTGCGCCTACTAAAATGAACGATCGGTACGAATGGTTTTTAGAAAAAGCTACAGAAATAGGTGTTCAAGAAATTACACCAATTATTTGCGATCATAGCGAACGTAAGTTCATTAAACATGAACGTTTCGAAAAAATATTGCAATCTGCAATGAAACAATCTTTAAGCTGCTATCTACCTAAATTAAACGAAGCTATTCCTTTAAAGGATTTTTTAAAACAAGATTTCTCAGACAATTTATTTATTGCTCATTGTGAAGAAACCAACCGGAAATCGTTAAAACAAGAACTGAAACAAAATCAAAACACCACTATTTTAATTGGTCCTGAAGGCGATTTTAGCACCAAAGAAATTGAAATGGCTATTAATAGTAAATTTATTCCTGTAACTTTGGGAGAAACACGCTTACGTACAGAAACAGCAGCAATTGTAGCTTGCCATTCTGTTGCTTTTACAAATGAGTAGTATGAAAAAACACCTAACAATTGCTTTATTTCTAATCTCTATAGTCTCTTTTTCTCAAGACTTAGCGATCTTAAAATACAAAGGTGGTGGCGACTGGTATTCTAATCCTACAGCACTACCTAATCTTATTAAATTTTGCAATGAAAATATAGATACAAAAATGAATGAAAAGCCAGAAACCGTTGAGGCTGGTAGTACAGACATTTTTCAATATCCGTTATTACACATGACAGGTCATGGCAATGTTTTTTTTAGTGAAGATGAAGCTAAAAACCTTCGCGATTACTTAATTTCTGGTGGTTTTTTGCATATTGACGATAATTATGGAATGCAACAATACATAACGAAAGAACTTAAAAAAGTGTTTCCTAATCAAGAATTAAAAGAGTTACCAGCAAGTCACGACATATTTAAAACTGCATTCGCATTCCCAAAAGGTTTACCAAAAATACATGAGCACGACGGCAAAAGACCACAAGCGTTTGGTTTATTCCACGAGAATAGATTAGTACTTGTTTTTACTGTCGAAAGTGATTTAGGAGACGGCTGGGAAGACCAGGAAGTACACAACGATCCTGCAGATATTAGATTGAAAGCCTTACAAATGGGAGCAAATATTGTGAAATATGCTTTTGAAAATTAGCAGTAATCAATTAGCATTGAACAATAATTAATGATTACTGATATATGATAACCGATAATTGAAAAAATGCAGCTCACCCACTACACCACGAACTTCAACAAAAAAATATTCCCAATAACTCTAGTTTGCGAGAACGTAACTAACGCTCCAAATATTGGTAGCTTATTTCGTATAGCAGATGCTTTTGGAGTAGAAAAAATAATCTTTTGCGCTAATGATATCCCGTTAGGTAGAAAAATGACAAAAACCTCTCGTGCTACAGAAAAAGTAGTAAATTATGAGGTTTGTGAACATGCTTTGGAAGTTATTTCAAATTTAAAAGCTCAAGATTATCAATGTATCGCTTTAGAAATAACAGAGAACAGTACTCCTATTCATGCATTTAAGTTTTCGGCAGATAAACCAATAGCTTTAATAATTGGTGACGAGAATTTTGGAGTTTCCGAAACTATATTAAAAGAGTGCGAACATATTCTTCATATTAACATGTTTGGTCAAAACAGTAGCATGAATGTTGTGCAAGCTACAAATATTGCACTTTATGAGATAACAAAACAATTGCAATAAATTAGGTTTAACAATTCGATATAAAATAATATATCATTTCTAATTCAATCAGTATATTTACTAAATGAATTCAAAAGCAATCTCAAACGGAATATTAAAATCCATTGCCATTTTGGTAGGTGTGTTTTTAGTACTTTTCTTTCTTTATAAAATTCAATCTATAATCGTTTATATAGCTATTGCTGCTGTAATATCGCTAATAGGAAGACCTATTGTCTTATTTTTAAGAGAACGGTTAAAATTTAAAAATGCGCTTGCCGTTATTACAACAATGCTGCTTTTAATAGGATTATTAATAGGATTAATAATGCTGTTTATTCCGCTAATTATCGAGCAAGGACATAATTTATCGCTCTTAGATATTAACCAATTGCAACAAAACACAGAAGATTTATACTTACAGATAGTAGAACATTTCGATCTAAAATATATTGATGTCGAGAAATCAATTAAAGAATCTAATATTTTAAGCAAAATTGATTATTCAATTATCCCTAATTTTTTAAATTCCATAATAGGTGGTTTAGGTAGCTTTAGCATTGGATTGTTTTCGGTTTTATTTATTTCGTTCTTCTTTTTAAAAGACAGTAAACTCTTTGCAAACGGCATCTTAACCTTCATTCCTGAAACTAAAGAGTCGCGTTGGGAAAACTCTTCAACTAAAATTAAAGATTTATTATCAAGGTATTTTGTTGGTTTAATATTTCAAATTCTAATTCTGTTTATTATTTACACCATATTCTTATTAATTTCTGGAACAGAAAATGCTGTAATTATTGCATTTTTATGTGCTTTACTAAACTTGATACCTTACGTTGGACCAATGATAAGTGGTGTGTTAATGATTATCCTATCGATGACTAGCAACTTAGGAGAAAGCTTTAAAGAAGTAATTATGCCTGCAACTTTATGGGTAATTATTGGTTTTGTTATTGGACAATTAATAGATAACTTTTTTAGTCAGCCTATTATATTCTCGAAGAGTGTAAAATCGCATCCTTTAGAAATATTTTTAGTTATTCTTGTTGCTGGTGTTTTGTTTGGAGTTGTTGGTTTAATAGTCGCTATTCCTGCTTACACTGCTATAAAAGTGATTTTAAAAGAGTTTTTATCTGATAATAAAATAGTAAAAAAATTGACTAAAAACATTTAAGCAACACTTTGAATAAAGAAATATTAAATACTGAAAATCAAATAATTATATATGAAAATATAAATTCAGATATTAATAAGTTTTCACTAAAAGGAGTCTCAACTTCTACCGCAAACACAAAAGAGTTAGTAAATCAAATTGAAGCAAAAAAAAAGTGTCAAAAAAAGCTTCCAACATGGTTTTCTACAAAAAACATATATTATCCAAACAAGCTAAATATAGAGCAAACCTCTTCTGAAACTACAGCGCAATACAAATCTAATTTAGTTTGTGGAGATGCTTTAATAGATTTAACTGGAGGCTTTGGTGTGGATTGTTATTACTTTTCAAAACAGGTGAAAAATGTATTTCACTGCGAAATCAACGAGAACTTGTCTAAAATTGTACAGCACAACTATAAGCAGCTTAATGTTGATAATATTACATGTATAGCTAAAAGCGGAATTACAGCCTTAGAAGAAGAGAAAAAGCATTACAATTGGATATATATTGATCCTTCAAGACGTAATGACATTAAAGGTAAAGTGTTTTTGCTTAAAGATTGCCTTCCTAGTGTGCCAGAACATATAGAATTACTTTTTAAGTATTCTAAAAATATAATGATTAAAACCTCTCCATTATTGGATATTAGTTCGGGAATTTCAGAATTGAGTAATGTAAAAGCCATTCATTGTATAGCTGTAAATAACGAAGTTAAAGAGTTATTATGGGTTTTAGAGCGTGATTATAATAATGAGATTGAGATTAAAACTGCAAACATAACCAAAGAGAATAAACAAGAATTTAATTTTTATTTAAATGAAGAATTCTCTGCTAATGTTGAGCTTAGCCAGCCACTAGCCTATTTATACGAACCAAATGCAGCAATTTTAAAAGCCGGTGCTTTTGAAGTGTTAGCTGATAAGCTAAATTTAAAAAAACTACATAAGCATTCACATTTATATACTTCAGAAAAACTAATTAACTTTCCAGGTAGATCTTTTAAAATAAATAACGTTTTAGAATACAATAAAAAGAAGTTTAAACGTGAGTTTAAAAACGTTAAAGCGAATGTTACGACTAGAAACTTCCCTGAAACTGTGCAACAAATACGTAAGAAGCTCAATTTAAAAGATGGTGGAGATGATTATCTGTTTTTTACTAAAAATATAGAAAACAAAACAATTATAATTATTACAACAAAAGCGTAAAAAAAGCCTAATTATTTCTAATTAGGCTTTTTTTAAGTTTATTCATTTATACTAAATTTCAACTGGAGAATTATCTTGTAATTCATTATTAGCATCAATAGTTACTTCTAATGTTGAGCAATTATACATAATAGACTCCATTTTTTGATCTGAAACTCCCGATTCTGTTGTTTCTTCTAAAACAAACAACAACTCACCTTCAGCGAAAGTAGTCCAACTAGTAGTACTTCCTGGAGCAACATTTTGAAAATCTCCTAATAATACCATATTAGAATCATAAATTTTAAAATCGAACGCAATTGCGCCATTATTAACAAAACATGCTTCTGGATTAGCATCTGTACAAGTAAAAGTACTTGTAGAACTTCCTCCAATGAATTTACTGTCGATATCTTCAACTGAACAACTAGAGGCTACTAGGATTACTAATACTAGCGATAATTTTTTTAATAGATATTTCATTATTTTTTATTTGGGACTGCAAAAGTACCATGCCTACCCTCTTTTTCTTTTATTGAGTAGATTCAAATCACAGACAATCGACAAAAAGCAAATAAAATCGACAAAACCCTATTTTATTTAACATTCAACAAAAGTGTAGACAAAAATGAAACAAAATAAACATCTGTTATACAGACGTACAACCCTGATATTAAGAATTTTTAAATTTTACAATCTAATTTTTTAAAACGAAAATAAGATTGCCCTATTATTTAACAAATATTATATAGCCTGCCTTTAGTTAAGATAGCAGAATAACTAAACACTTAAAACGTTTGCGTTTAATAAATATTAAGCTTTTAAGCGAGAAGTGTTTTATAGTAGAATGATTATGTCAAAACCTAAAGACTATCAGAATTAGCTTTAACTTTAGCTATAATCGCCTTAAGCTTTTCTTTTCTAGCTATTTTTTCTTGACGAAGCTTATTCTTCTTCTTATCCATTAACTTAGTATGCTTCGCTTTATTTTTTGTGTTTTTAGCACTTCCAGATTTTGCCATAGATAGTAATTTAGTATAAGAAAGGTTATAAAACAAGAAATCCCTTCCAAATTAATGAAAGGGATTCTGTGAGCCCGACAGGATTCGAACCTGTGACCGCCTCCTTAGAAGGGAG includes these proteins:
- a CDS encoding peptidylprolyl isomerase; protein product: MNKIVILLLLSLSLSTFAQTNAKKELKKIETLEQAEEYIGETKSKKKKLMVFNEEKHQSKLAKELLEMPVGLTKTERTQFKKTFYKVIQKEKEPHYRISYIFFDGNKMPVAEIYRLRKTIMLKYGKGVDFGDLAKKYSMAENAIKGGDSGWVKDGQLPIEIEEESNDLKHELDAIFDVGITDDNGFYIIKKTHRLQIIKEVYVLKVQETID
- a CDS encoding AI-2E family transporter, with the translated sequence MNSKAISNGILKSIAILVGVFLVLFFLYKIQSIIVYIAIAAVISLIGRPIVLFLRERLKFKNALAVITTMLLLIGLLIGLIMLFIPLIIEQGHNLSLLDINQLQQNTEDLYLQIVEHFDLKYIDVEKSIKESNILSKIDYSIIPNFLNSIIGGLGSFSIGLFSVLFISFFFLKDSKLFANGILTFIPETKESRWENSSTKIKDLLSRYFVGLIFQILILFIIYTIFLLISGTENAVIIAFLCALLNLIPYVGPMISGVLMIILSMTSNLGESFKEVIMPATLWVIIGFVIGQLIDNFFSQPIIFSKSVKSHPLEIFLVILVAGVLFGVVGLIVAIPAYTAIKVILKEFLSDNKIVKKLTKNI
- the tsaD gene encoding tRNA (adenosine(37)-N6)-threonylcarbamoyltransferase complex transferase subunit TsaD, encoding MSSQNIYILGIESSCDDTSAAILYNDTVLSNVVATQKIHEEFGGVVPELASRAHQQNIVPVVHQALKEANITKEQLHAIAFTRGPGLMGSLLVGTSFAKSLAYGLDIPLIDVNHMQAHILAHFISEDGFTKPIFPFLGITISGGHTQIVKVTSHFNMEVIGETIDDAVGEAYDKSGKILGLGYPAGPEIDKRAQLGNPKAFQFTKPRVAGLNFSFSGFKTAVLYFIQREVKKNPNFIAENLNDICASIQYTIIGILMDKLKLATKETGISHIAIGGGVSANSGIRKALKDGEQKFGWTTYLPKFEFTTDNAAMIGIVGYLKYLEKDFAQSDVMASSRLKI
- a CDS encoding DUF4159 domain-containing protein, with the protein product MKKHLTIALFLISIVSFSQDLAILKYKGGGDWYSNPTALPNLIKFCNENIDTKMNEKPETVEAGSTDIFQYPLLHMTGHGNVFFSEDEAKNLRDYLISGGFLHIDDNYGMQQYITKELKKVFPNQELKELPASHDIFKTAFAFPKGLPKIHEHDGKRPQAFGLFHENRLVLVFTVESDLGDGWEDQEVHNDPADIRLKALQMGANIVKYAFEN
- a CDS encoding 16S rRNA (uracil(1498)-N(3))-methyltransferase encodes the protein MQLFYNPEITEETTQFSFPKEESKHIVKVLRKKVGDIMHITNGNGWLFQAEIISDNIKNCVAEIKTSQFKDKPKSNLHLAVAPTKMNDRYEWFLEKATEIGVQEITPIICDHSERKFIKHERFEKILQSAMKQSLSCYLPKLNEAIPLKDFLKQDFSDNLFIAHCEETNRKSLKQELKQNQNTTILIGPEGDFSTKEIEMAINSKFIPVTLGETRLRTETAAIVACHSVAFTNE
- a CDS encoding SAM-dependent methyltransferase; translation: MNKEILNTENQIIIYENINSDINKFSLKGVSTSTANTKELVNQIEAKKKCQKKLPTWFSTKNIYYPNKLNIEQTSSETTAQYKSNLVCGDALIDLTGGFGVDCYYFSKQVKNVFHCEINENLSKIVQHNYKQLNVDNITCIAKSGITALEEEKKHYNWIYIDPSRRNDIKGKVFLLKDCLPSVPEHIELLFKYSKNIMIKTSPLLDISSGISELSNVKAIHCIAVNNEVKELLWVLERDYNNEIEIKTANITKENKQEFNFYLNEEFSANVELSQPLAYLYEPNAAILKAGAFEVLADKLNLKKLHKHSHLYTSEKLINFPGRSFKINNVLEYNKKKFKREFKNVKANVTTRNFPETVQQIRKKLNLKDGGDDYLFFTKNIENKTIIIITTKA
- a CDS encoding TrmH family RNA methyltransferase, translated to MQLTHYTTNFNKKIFPITLVCENVTNAPNIGSLFRIADAFGVEKIIFCANDIPLGRKMTKTSRATEKVVNYEVCEHALEVISNLKAQDYQCIALEITENSTPIHAFKFSADKPIALIIGDENFGVSETILKECEHILHINMFGQNSSMNVVQATNIALYEITKQLQ